The following is a genomic window from Gymnodinialimonas ceratoperidinii.
GCCGCACCTGCGTGCCGCCCCAGGCCCAGGTGGCGACGGAGGGCAGGTTCACCAGCGCGAAGACGACGCCCACAAGCACCGCGCCGGACCATCCGGTGCCTTCCGGCGCATAGGTCGTCTGGGCGTAGATCGACATGTAGACGGCCTTGGGGTTGACCCATTGGAACCCCGCCGCCTGCAAGAAGGTGAGGGGGCGCGCGTCCTCCTTCGCGTGGGCGGGCGGGGCCGCATTGGCCACTTTCCACGCCAGCCACAGCAGATAGGCGACCGAGATCACCGTCAGCACCGTGCGGAGCCATGGAATCAGCACGAAGACCTGCACCAGCCCAAGGCCCAGAAGCACCGTCATCGCCCCGTGGCCGAGCGATACGCCCAACATATGCGGCACCGTGCGCCGCAGCCCGAAGTTCACGCCCGAGGCCATCAGCATGATGTTGTTAGGTCCCGGCGTGATCGAGGAGGCGAAGGCGAAAAGCACAAGGCCGGTGAGGATTTCATAAGTCATTGCGCAATCTTACGGAGGAAACTTCGGAATGAAATTGCTAAATTCGGTGCTGGCGGCAATACTGCGCAACAAATGCCGAAGATCGACGATAAAGATCGCCAGATATTGCGCGAGTTGAGCCGCGACGGCCGGATATCGAACCTCGACCTGGCCGAGCGCGTGTCGCTGTCGCCCTCTGCCAGCCTGCGCCGGGTTCAGGCGCTGGAGGCGCAGGGCGTGATCTCGGGCTACCGCGCCGTGCTTGACCCCGCTGCCATGGGCATCGGCTTTGTCGCCTATATGACCGTAGGTCTGAACCTCCACACCAAGGGCGCGCAGGAGGCGTTCGAGGCCGCCGTGGCGCGGGCTGCGGAAGTGGTGGAATGCCACAACATCACCGGCACCGTGGAATATCTGCTGCGCGTCGAGGTGGCGGATCTGACCACCTACAAGCGATTCCATACCGATGTTCTGGGCGCGCTGCCGCAGGTGGCGACGATCACGACCTACGTGGTGATGGGATCTCCCAAGGATACCCGCGCCTGAAGGGGGCCTTCAAACGAAAAAAGGCGATGATGGTGTTCTGGGAGGAAGACACCATCACCGCCGATTTCTGACCCGCTCGTTGGGAGGAACAAGCAAGGTCTGGGCGCAGCGTCCATCCAAGGGAGGAGAGGACTTCCGCTGCTGTTTTCAGACCGATCCAATGGGAGGAAAGGCTCGATCTGCCGTGTGGTTCCGCTCCTAAGGGAGGAGGAGGAGCTTCACCGTCTATCGCGACCCCAATGGGAGGAAAGAGGCCGGACGTCTGACCCGTTTCCGGGCCGTTGTTAGGGTGCGGGCGCATCCGAGGGAGGATCGTTTGCGGCCCGCTGTCCCGGATGCCCTATGGGAGGATAGGGCCCGGTATCTGGTATCGGTCCGGCGCGATTGCCAGACCTTGGAGGCTCAGACGTTGTCGCCGTAAGCCGCTTCCAGCGCGATGCGCTTGATCATGGAGGCGTTCATGCCCAGATCAGCCAGTTCGCGGTTGGACAGCTGGTTGAGTTCGTTCAGCGTGCGGCGGTAAACGCGCCAGTTGCCGTAGGATTGTGCGACGGCTTCGCGGAGTTCGGTCAGGCGTTGGCCGAAGGTTGCGGTCGCGGTGCGGTTGCCTGTGATGTAGGCCATGGTAGTCCTCGATTTCTCTGTAGGCTTCCGGGGGCTCTTGCCCTTCCGTCGCCCAAGTGATTTGGCTGTGTCTCGCTCTGTTGAGATTGAAGATAGGCGAATGCTGCGGCTGCACAATGAACGTTTCCGAAATGCTGCTATGCAGCACGTGCATGGCGCATTTTCCTTTGGTTACGTATGGTTAACTGAATGCTGATTGCCGGTGGTGCCTTCAAGGATCGTCAGTTTCGCCTGTTTTTCGGCGGCGTCTTCTTTGCGGTGCAGGCCATCTGGATCCAGCGCGTCACCTTGGGCTGGCTGGCGTGGGAGAGGACCGGACAGGCCTCTGCCGTGGGCCTCGTCGCGGCACTCAGTCTGTTCCCGACCTTGCTCTTCGGCCCGTTCTTCGGGGTCATGGCGGACCGTGTCGACATCCGCAAAGCGGCGCTGGTGACCAACGGGCTGATGGCGGCGATCATCGCGGTCCTCGCACTTCTGGCGAGCGAGGTGGGGGCGGTGGGCCTGTCGCTCGCCGCGCTCAGCATCGGGCTCATTTCGGCGGCCCATCACCCAGTGCGCATGTCGCTCGGGCCGCGGCTGGTCTCGGCCGAGATGGTGCAGCACGTCGTCTCTATCACCGCGCTCAACTTCAACCTCGCGCGGCTCGTGGCTCCGGTGCTTGCGGGGTGGGTCATCGCCACGGCGGGCGGGGCCACGGCGCTCTGGCTCGCGGCACTGTGCTATGTGCCGATGCTGGCGGTGTTGCCCGCGCTGCACCCCCGCAGCCTGCCGCCGCGCGCCGCAGCCCCGATTCTCAGTGATCTGGTCGAGGGCGTCCGCTATGCGGCGGCCGATCCGCTGATCTGGCAGGCGCTGTTGATGACGATGATCTTTGCCACCTCCGCACGGGGCGCGCTCGAGGTGTTGCCGGTGGTGGCCGACGGCGGCTTCGGCCGGGGCGCGGCGGGCCTTGGCTTCCTGACGGCGGCGGCGGGCGTCGGCGCGCTGACCTCGGCGCTCCTCAAGGCGGGCGGCGTGTCGGCCGTGGGCGCACGGATCTCGCGCACCGTCTGGGTCGCCTCCTTCGCGGGGCAGGGGGCGGTGATCGCCATGGGCCTCGCGCCGAGCTGGCCGCTGGTCCTGCTGGCCGTGGCCCTCACCGGGCTCAGCTCCACATGGTGCGGTGTCTCGCTGCAAT
Proteins encoded in this region:
- a CDS encoding LysE family translocator — encoded protein: MTYEILTGLVLFAFASSITPGPNNIMLMASGVNFGLRRTVPHMLGVSLGHGAMTVLLGLGLVQVFVLIPWLRTVLTVISVAYLLWLAWKVANAAPPAHAKEDARPLTFLQAAGFQWVNPKAVYMSIYAQTTYAPEGTGWSGAVLVGVVFALVNLPSVATWAWGGTQVRRWLAAPGRLRVFNWTMAALLVLSLYPIILGEG
- a CDS encoding DUF1127 domain-containing protein — encoded protein: MAYITGNRTATATFGQRLTELREAVAQSYGNWRVYRRTLNELNQLSNRELADLGMNASMIKRIALEAAYGDNV
- a CDS encoding MFS transporter encodes the protein MLIAGGAFKDRQFRLFFGGVFFAVQAIWIQRVTLGWLAWERTGQASAVGLVAALSLFPTLLFGPFFGVMADRVDIRKAALVTNGLMAAIIAVLALLASEVGAVGLSLAALSIGLISAAHHPVRMSLGPRLVSAEMVQHVVSITALNFNLARLVAPVLAGWVIATAGGATALWLAALCYVPMLAVLPALHPRSLPPRAAAPILSDLVEGVRYAAADPLIWQALLMTMIFATSARGALEVLPVVADGGFGRGAAGLGFLTAAAGVGALTSALLKAGGVSAVGARISRTVWVASFAGQGAVIAMGLAPSWPLVLLAVALTGLSSTWCGVSLQSAIQTGLPDAFRGRVMSFWVVVGFGTVSLGSVAIGAAADLIGIGPALAVAGTLGTLGMVIVGVRARTNPPM
- a CDS encoding Lrp/AsnC family transcriptional regulator, translated to MPKIDDKDRQILRELSRDGRISNLDLAERVSLSPSASLRRVQALEAQGVISGYRAVLDPAAMGIGFVAYMTVGLNLHTKGAQEAFEAAVARAAEVVECHNITGTVEYLLRVEVADLTTYKRFHTDVLGALPQVATITTYVVMGSPKDTRA